Proteins co-encoded in one Rhodococcus sp. PAMC28707 genomic window:
- a CDS encoding response regulator transcription factor: MRVLVVEDEVRLAEMVRRGLVAEGFTVEVEHDGDEGFHSAVCGEFDALVLDIMLPGKHGYDIVRDLRAQGVWTPILMLSAKDGEYDLADAFDLGADDYLIKPFSFVVLVARLRALVRRGAPERPTVLTAGDLELDPARHRVTRSGVELALTPREYSVLEFLMRRSGVVVTKSEIVRSVWDANYDGDENIVEVYIGYLRKKVDQPFGRKSIETIRGVGYRLAAGAGD; this comes from the coding sequence ATGCGGGTACTGGTGGTCGAGGACGAGGTGCGTTTGGCTGAGATGGTGCGTCGCGGTTTGGTGGCGGAGGGTTTCACCGTCGAGGTCGAGCACGACGGTGACGAAGGGTTTCATTCTGCGGTCTGCGGGGAGTTCGATGCGCTCGTGCTCGACATCATGTTGCCGGGCAAGCATGGCTACGACATCGTGCGGGATCTGCGGGCGCAGGGTGTGTGGACTCCGATCCTGATGCTTTCGGCGAAGGACGGTGAATACGATCTGGCTGATGCGTTCGATCTAGGTGCGGATGACTATTTGATCAAACCGTTTTCTTTTGTGGTGTTGGTGGCGCGGTTGCGGGCGCTGGTGCGGCGTGGCGCTCCGGAGCGGCCGACGGTGTTGACGGCGGGGGATCTGGAGTTGGATCCAGCGCGGCACCGCGTCACCCGCAGTGGTGTGGAATTGGCGCTCACCCCACGCGAATACAGTGTGCTCGAGTTTCTGATGCGGCGCAGTGGGGTGGTGGTCACCAAGTCCGAGATCGTGCGATCGGTATGGGATGCCAACTATGATGGGGACGAGAACATCGTCGAGGTCTACATCGGTTACCTCCGCAAGAAGGTCGATCAGCCGTTCGGGCGCAAGAGCATCGAGACGATCCGGGGAGTCGGATACCGACTCGCAGCCGGTGCCGGCGACTGA